The genome window TCCCTGAAGCCCTGGAGCGGCGCGTGGTTGGCAGCGTGGAGATGGTCACGGTATGCGGGGTGAACCACCCGTTGGCCAAGGAAACCTATGTAACGTGCCAGCACCTGGCGCAGTTCCGCCAGTTGCTGATGTCGACCCAGACCAGTGTCTACCCCGGCAGCGAAGCCGCCAGCCCGCTGGTGTGGCGCGCCGACAGTTTCTACGTGTTGGCCGAATGGCTGATGAGTGGCCTGGGCTGGGCCTGGCTGCCCCGGCATATCGTGCAGTACCCGACCTACCAGCAACAGATGGTCGAACTGGACAGCGAATGGACGCCGCCGGCTCTGGTGGTCGAGTTGGTCTGGCGGCGCGACGAGCATCTGGGGCCGGCGGCGCGCTTCCTGGCCAAACGATTTGCCGAGTGCTTGCAGGCGATCGGCTGAAAAAGCCGATAAACTCCGCCGCCATGAATAGAACTCTCTACAGCTGTCTGTTTTACCTGGCGCTGCCCTTGGTGGCTTTACGTCTGTGGCTGCGCGCGCGCAAGGCGCCGGCCTATGCCAAGCGCGTCGGCGAGCGCTTCTCCTACGGCTTGCCGGTGATGCAGCCAGGCGGGATCTGGGTGCATGCCGTGTCGGTGGGCGAAAGCATTGCCGCCGCGCCGATGGTGCGCGGCTTGCTCGAGCGTTATCCGACGCTGCCGATCACCGTCACCTGCATGACGCCGACCGGGTCCGAGCGCATCCAGGCGTTGTTCGCCAATGAACCGCGAATCCAGCACTGCTACTTGCCGTATGACTTGCCGTGCGCGGCCAAGCGATTCCTGGATCGCGTACAGCCCAAGCTTGCGGTGATCATGGAAACCGAGCTGTGGCCCAATCATATCCACGCCTGCGCCCAGCGCGGGATTCCGGTGGCATTGGCCAATGCACGGTTGTCGGCACGTTCGGCCAAGGGCTATGCGCGCTTTGCCAGGCTGACCGCGCCGATGCTGTCGGAAATGAGCCTGTTCGCAGTGCAGACGCAAACCGAAGCCCAGCGCTTCCTGGATTTGGGCGCTCGGCCGGAAACCGTCGAAGTCACCGGCTCGATCAAGTTCGACCTGACCATCGATCCCCAGTTGCCGGTACGCGCCGCCGCGTTGCGCGCGCAATGGGGCGCCAGCGAGCGTCCGGTGTGGATTGCCGCGAGTACCCATGAGGGTGAAGATGAGGTGGTGCTGGCGGCCCATCGCCAACTGCTCGACAGCTACCCCAACGCCCTGTTGATTCTGGTGCCGCGCCATCAGGAGCGCTTCGGCCCGATGTTCGAACTGTGCGAGCAGCAGGGTTTTGCCACGGTGCGTCGCTCCAGTGGCGAACCCGTCAGTGCGAGCACGTCGGTACTGCTCGGCGACACCATGGGCGAGTTGCTGTTTCTCTACGCCTTGGCCGACAGCGCCTTCGTAGGCGGCAGCCTGGTGGCGACCGGTGGGCACAATCCACTGGAACCGGCGGCGCTGGCGTTGCCGGTGATCATGGGTCCACATGTGTTCAACTTCCTCGAAATCACCGCGATGATGCGTGACGCCGGGGCGTTGAGATCAGTGGATGACGCAGAAGGATTGGCCGAAGCCGTGCGCCAGTTGTTCGAACTGCCGCAGGATGCGCGCAAGATGGCGCAGGCGGGGCTCAAGGTGATGCAGGCCAACCAGGGCGCGTTGAAGCGTTTACTGGATGGGTTAGGTCGACTGCTGACTGACTGAATCACCACCTGACTCAATGTGGGAGGGGGCTTGCCCCCGATGGCGGTAGATCAGTCACCTATACGGTGCCTGACACTCTGCTATCGGGGGCAAGCCCCTCCCACATTGGTTTGCGGTGGATTCAGTTGGCGGGGCGGGCCTTGAGTTGTTCGGCTGCAGCCTTGGCCAGGTCCGGCGGCAGGAAGTCGCGGTCCGGGTTGTAGTCAGCCTTGAGGTAGCGCGCCAGGTCTTGCAGATCGCCTGGGTTCAAGGTGCCCGCCGCCTGCTTCAAGCGCAGGTTGTCGAGGATGTAGTCGTAGCGGCTGTTGTTGTAGTTGCGCACCGACGCATAGAGCTGGCGCTGGGAGTCGAGCACGTCGACGATATTGCGCGTCCCCACCTGATAGCCGATTTCCGTGGCTTCCACCGCGCTCTGGTTGGAAATGATCGACTGGCGGCGCGCTTGCACCTGCTCCACATCGGTGTTCACCGCGCGGTGCAGGTTGCGGGTGTTTTCCACTACCTGGCGGCGCAGGCCTTCGCGCTGCTGCTCGGTCTGGCCCAGGCGCGAGTAGGACTCACGCACCTGCGAGCTGGTCAGCCCACCGCTGTAGATCGGGATGCTCAGGCGCAGGCCGATGGTGCGCTGTTCCACATCGCCCCGGTACGGGGTGCCGAAGGCATTCGGGTTGCTGAAACCGAGGGCGTCGTTGTCGCCTTTTTCATATTGCGCTACGGCGTCCAGGGTCGGTGCGTGGCCGGCTTTGCGTTGCTTGAGGGTTTCTTCGGCGGCCGTGACCGCATAGTTGCTGGCCAGCAGGTTCAGGTTCTGGCGGCCGGCGGTTTCGACCCAGGCCTTGGCGTCGTTCGGCAGCGGCGGCAACACCGGCAGCGTGTGGACGATGCCCTGGATCGAGTTGTACTGGCGGTTGGTCAGGGTGATCAGCGCTTCAAACGCGTCTTCGACCTGGCGTTGGGCCAGGATGCGGTTGGCGCGGGCGGTGTCGTAGCTGGCCTGGGATTGCAGCACGTCGGTCTTGTCCGACAGGCCCACGTCAAAGCGCTCGTTGGACTGGTCCAGCTGGCGTTTGAACGCATTTTCTTCGGCCTTGGTCGAGGCGAGGTTGTCCTGGGCGCGCAGCACGGCGAAATAGTTTTCGGCGCTTTGCAGGATCAGGTTCTGTTCGGTCGCCGACAGTTGCAACGCCGCCTGCTCATTGGTGGCCTCGGCGGCTTGCAGCTGGAACCAGCGGTCGGCACGGAACAGCGGCTGGCTAAGGGTGGCGCGCCAGGAGTGCGCATCGCGGTTGGCGGTGGCGGCCGGGGTGTCGATCTGGGTGCGTACGTTGTTGATATCGGCACCGCCGGTCAGGTTCGGCAGCAGGCCGGCGCGGGCCTGGGGCACCACTTCCTTTTGCGCGCCGTACTGGGCACGGGCGGCGGCCAGGTCGGCGTTGTTGTCCACCGCTTCCTGGTAGACGCTGACCAAGTCAGTTTTGGCGGACAAGGGCGCTTCAGCTGCCCAGACCATTCCGTTGGTCGCACAAGACACGGCAAGAGCCAGTGAAAGTTTGCGCAGCATGAGGCGATCCCTAGTTTGAATATTACGGTGATAATTTATCGCCCAAGGCTAAGGCCGGCCATTCCTGGCGTCAAGCATTGTGGCGGCAACCGAGTGTAGTGGTGCTGACTCGGCGCAACAATCCCGCAATCACGCCATTCATCCCGCTGAATGCACCGCCATTGGCAATTTGCCCACGGCATGGTCTAGACTGGCCGCGTTCTTGTCGGGGTGCCTTGTTGGAAGGCTGAGATCGGTAAATACCGGATCCCGTTGAACCTGATCAGGTTAGCGCCTGCGTAGGGAACAAGATTTCTCGTCACCCGGCGAGTCCTCTTGTGCTTCGTCCGGGATGTTGTTCGACAATCGAACAGCCCTCGTGCGCCAAGCACAGCACTGGTTCCAGTGCGTCCGTCCGTCACAGGTTCGCTCCGACAAAAATCCACCGCCTGGATAAGTTGGAGAGCCCGTGATGACTACAACATTAAAAAACACCGTGCATTTGAGTGAATCGGCCAAGGTCGACTCCGGCTCCGTGCAGCCGTTTACCCGCTCGCAGAAGATCTACGTGGAAGGCACCCGCCCGGACATTCGTGTACCGATGCGACAAATCAGCCTGGACGTCACCCCCACCGATTTCGGCGGTGAGATCAACGCGCCGGTCACCGTGTATGACACCTCCGGCCCCTACACCGACCCCAACGTGATCATCGACGTGCGCAAAGGCCTGGGCGATGTGCGCTCGCCGTGGATCGAAGTGCGTGGCGACACCGAGCGGCTGCCGGGCCTCAGCTCGCACTTCGGCCAACAGCGCCTCAGTGATGCCGAGCTGACCGCGTTGCGCTTCGCCCACGTGAAGAACCCGCGTCGTGCCAAGGCCGGCGCCAACGTCACCCAGATGCACTACGCGCGCAAAGGCATCATCACCGCCGAGATGGAATACGTCGCCATCCGCGAGAACATGAAGCTCGAAGAAGCCCGCGCCAGTGGCCTGCTCGACCAGCAGCACGCCGGGCACAGCTTTGGCGCCAGCGTGCCGAAGATCATCACCCCCGAATTCGTGCGCGAAGAAATCGCCCGCGGCCGCGCCATCATCCCGGCCAACATCAACCACACCGAACTGGAACCGATGATCATCGGCCGTAACTTCCTGGTGAAGATCAACGGCAACATCGGCAACAGCGCCCTGGGTTCGTCCATCGAAGAAGAAGTGGCCAAACTGACCTGGGGCATTCGCTGGGGTTCGGACACGGTGATGGACCTGTCCACCGGCAAGCACATTCATGAAACCCGTGAGTGGATCATCCGCAACTCGCCGGTGCCGATTGGCACCGTGCCGATCTACCAGGCCCTGGAAAAAGTCGGCGGCGCCGCCGAAGACCTGACCTGGGAGCTGTTCCGCGACACCCTGATCGAACAGGCCGAGCAGGGCGTCGACTACTTCACCATCCACGCCGGTGTATTGCTGCGCTATGTGCCGCTGACCGCCAAGCGCGTTACCGGCATCGTGTCCCGTGGCGGCTCGATCATGGCCAAGTGGTGCCTGGCGCACCACAAAGAGAACTTCACCTACACGCATTTCGACGAAATCTGCGAAATCATGAAGGCCTACGACGTCAGTTTCTCCCTTGGCGATGGCCTGCGCCCGGGTTCGATTGCCGACGCCAACGACGCCGCGCAATTCGGCGAGCTGGAAACCCTCGGCGAACTGACCAAGACCGCCTGGAAGCACGACGTGCAAACCATGATCGAAGGCCCTGGCCACGTGCCGATGCAGTTGATCAAGGAGAACATGGACAAGCAGCTCGAGTGCTGCGACGAGGCGCCGTTCTACACACTCGGCCCGCTGACCACCGACATCGCGCCAGGTTACGACCACATCACCTCCGGCATCGGCGCGGCGATGATCGGCTGGTTCGGTTGCGCCATGCTCTGCTACGTCACGCCCAAGGAGCACCTGGGCCTGCCGAACAAGGATGACGTGAAGACCGGGATCATCACCTACAAGATCGCCGCCCACGCGGCGGACCTCGCCAAAGGCCATCCGGGCGCGCAGATCCGCGATAACGCCTTGAGCAAGGCGCGTTTCGAATTCCGCTGGGAAGACCAGTTCAACCTCGGCCTGGACCCTGACACCGCGCGTTCCTATCACGACGAAACCCTGCCGAAGGATTCGGCCAAGGTCGCGCACTTCTGCTCGATGTGCGGGCCGAAGTTCTGTTCGATGAAGATCACCCAGGAAGTGCGTGAGTACGCGGCCAACCAGCGCATTGAAGCGGTGGATGTGGACGTGGCCAAGGGCCTGGCGGAGCAGGCGGAGCGGTTCAAGCAGGAAGGCAGCCAGCTCTACAAGAAGGTCTAGTACCGATGATCGTTCCCACGCTCCGCGTGGGAATGCATCCGTGACGCTGTGCGTCACAACGGCGGACGCAGAGCGTCCAAAGCGGCATTCCCACGCAGAGCGTGGGAACGATCAGTTCCTCAGAGATAACACCCTTGAGCATTCAACCGAGTACTTACTCCCCCGATATCGCAGTGCCGAGCGACAAAAGAGTCTTCGGCGCCCGCGACCTGTTCTCCCTGTGGTTCTCCCTCGGCATCGGCCTGATGGTCCTGCAGACCGGCGCGTTGCTGGCGCCGGGCCTGGGCTTGTCCGGCTCCTTGCTGGCGATTTTCCTCGGCACCCTGGTCGGCGTCCTGCTGCTGGCCGCTGTCGGCGTGATCGGCAGCGACACCGGCCTGTCCGCCATGGCCGCGCTCAAGCTGAGCCTTGGCGCCAAGGGCGCCAGCCTGCCGGCGCTGCTCAACCTGCTGCAATTGATCGGTTGGGGCTCGTTTGAAATCATCGTGATGCGCGACGCCGCCAGCCTGTTGGGCACGCGGGCGTTCAGCGGCGGTAGCCTGTTGGCCAGTCCATTATTGTGGACGCTGTTCTTCGGTGGCCTGGCGACCTTGCTGGCGGTCAGTGGTCCGCTGACGTTTGTGCGCCAGATCCTGCGCAAATGGGGCATCTGGCTGCTGCTCGCCGCCTGCCTGTGGCTGACCTGGAACCTGTTCGCCAAAGCCGACCTCGCCGCACTCTG of Pseudomonas azotoformans contains these proteins:
- the waaA gene encoding lipid IV(A) 3-deoxy-D-manno-octulosonic acid transferase → MNRTLYSCLFYLALPLVALRLWLRARKAPAYAKRVGERFSYGLPVMQPGGIWVHAVSVGESIAAAPMVRGLLERYPTLPITVTCMTPTGSERIQALFANEPRIQHCYLPYDLPCAAKRFLDRVQPKLAVIMETELWPNHIHACAQRGIPVALANARLSARSAKGYARFARLTAPMLSEMSLFAVQTQTEAQRFLDLGARPETVEVTGSIKFDLTIDPQLPVRAAALRAQWGASERPVWIAASTHEGEDEVVLAAHRQLLDSYPNALLILVPRHQERFGPMFELCEQQGFATVRRSSGEPVSASTSVLLGDTMGELLFLYALADSAFVGGSLVATGGHNPLEPAALALPVIMGPHVFNFLEITAMMRDAGALRSVDDAEGLAEAVRQLFELPQDARKMAQAGLKVMQANQGALKRLLDGLGRLLTD
- a CDS encoding TolC family outer membrane protein; its protein translation is MLRKLSLALAVSCATNGMVWAAEAPLSAKTDLVSVYQEAVDNNADLAAARAQYGAQKEVVPQARAGLLPNLTGGADINNVRTQIDTPAATANRDAHSWRATLSQPLFRADRWFQLQAAEATNEQAALQLSATEQNLILQSAENYFAVLRAQDNLASTKAEENAFKRQLDQSNERFDVGLSDKTDVLQSQASYDTARANRILAQRQVEDAFEALITLTNRQYNSIQGIVHTLPVLPPLPNDAKAWVETAGRQNLNLLASNYAVTAAEETLKQRKAGHAPTLDAVAQYEKGDNDALGFSNPNAFGTPYRGDVEQRTIGLRLSIPIYSGGLTSSQVRESYSRLGQTEQQREGLRRQVVENTRNLHRAVNTDVEQVQARRQSIISNQSAVEATEIGYQVGTRNIVDVLDSQRQLYASVRNYNNSRYDYILDNLRLKQAAGTLNPGDLQDLARYLKADYNPDRDFLPPDLAKAAAEQLKARPAN
- the thiC gene encoding phosphomethylpyrimidine synthase ThiC encodes the protein MTTTLKNTVHLSESAKVDSGSVQPFTRSQKIYVEGTRPDIRVPMRQISLDVTPTDFGGEINAPVTVYDTSGPYTDPNVIIDVRKGLGDVRSPWIEVRGDTERLPGLSSHFGQQRLSDAELTALRFAHVKNPRRAKAGANVTQMHYARKGIITAEMEYVAIRENMKLEEARASGLLDQQHAGHSFGASVPKIITPEFVREEIARGRAIIPANINHTELEPMIIGRNFLVKINGNIGNSALGSSIEEEVAKLTWGIRWGSDTVMDLSTGKHIHETREWIIRNSPVPIGTVPIYQALEKVGGAAEDLTWELFRDTLIEQAEQGVDYFTIHAGVLLRYVPLTAKRVTGIVSRGGSIMAKWCLAHHKENFTYTHFDEICEIMKAYDVSFSLGDGLRPGSIADANDAAQFGELETLGELTKTAWKHDVQTMIEGPGHVPMQLIKENMDKQLECCDEAPFYTLGPLTTDIAPGYDHITSGIGAAMIGWFGCAMLCYVTPKEHLGLPNKDDVKTGIITYKIAAHAADLAKGHPGAQIRDNALSKARFEFRWEDQFNLGLDPDTARSYHDETLPKDSAKVAHFCSMCGPKFCSMKITQEVREYAANQRIEAVDVDVAKGLAEQAERFKQEGSQLYKKV